A stretch of Methylogaea oryzae DNA encodes these proteins:
- a CDS encoding ParA family protein — protein MRRVVFNQKGGVGKSTITCNLAAIGAAEGAKTLVIDLDVQGNSTQYLLGGKVADPDATIANFFKDTLSINPFAKAQGSGLDALILETPFENLYVLPSHAELEPLQSRLEGRHKIYKLREALDALSGYDRIYIDTPPVLNFYSRSALIAAERCLIPFDCDAFSREALYTLMEALAEVKADHNPQLDIEGVVVNQFQSRARLPQQLVDELAAEGHPMLNSRISPSVKVRESHSMAKPLIYSEPGHKVTDEFRALHKELHP, from the coding sequence ATGCGCCGGGTCGTTTTCAATCAAAAAGGTGGCGTCGGAAAATCCACCATCACGTGTAACCTGGCCGCCATCGGCGCCGCCGAAGGCGCCAAGACGCTGGTTATCGACTTGGACGTGCAGGGCAATTCCACCCAGTATTTGCTGGGCGGCAAAGTGGCCGACCCGGACGCCACCATCGCCAATTTCTTCAAGGACACCCTCAGCATCAACCCCTTCGCCAAGGCGCAAGGCAGCGGGCTGGACGCGCTGATCCTGGAAACGCCGTTCGAAAACCTCTACGTGCTGCCCTCCCACGCCGAGCTGGAACCCCTGCAAAGCCGTTTGGAAGGCCGCCACAAAATCTACAAGCTGCGCGAAGCCCTGGACGCCCTGTCCGGCTACGACCGCATCTATATCGACACGCCGCCGGTGCTGAATTTCTACAGCCGTTCCGCTTTGATCGCCGCCGAGCGCTGCCTGATCCCCTTCGATTGCGACGCTTTCTCCCGGGAAGCGCTGTATACCCTGATGGAAGCCTTGGCCGAAGTGAAGGCCGACCACAACCCGCAGCTGGACATCGAAGGCGTGGTGGTCAACCAGTTCCAAAGCCGCGCCCGCCTGCCCCAACAGCTGGTGGACGAGCTGGCCGCCGAAGGCCATCCCATGCTCAACTCGCGCATCTCGCCGTCGGTGAAAGTGCGCGAGTCCCACAGCATGGCGAAGCCGCTGATCTACAGTGAGCCCGGCCATAAGGTGACGGACGAGTTCCGCGCCCTGCACAAGGAACTGCATCCCTAA
- a CDS encoding PepSY-associated TM helix domain-containing protein gives MQIKNPSVPPQRKSAGGYLFLPQRLSRGAFLKWLRRIHAWCGLWGAVLGLLFGLTGILLNHRTVLPIHAAQWNRNSIELSLPQPAPADADALGRWLQQALELKHPPQRVRVEPAKPLPWGGGKLTQPARWTVNFAGPGYGVEAEYFLGNATVGVTRRDGNAFALLTSLHTGMGAGVGWVLLADSIAGSLIVLSLTGTLLWTRMHGRRLLAAGLALGSLGSGVWLAFG, from the coding sequence ATGCAAATAAAAAATCCTAGCGTTCCGCCGCAGCGCAAATCGGCCGGCGGCTATTTGTTCCTGCCGCAACGGCTGTCCCGCGGCGCTTTCCTCAAGTGGCTGCGCCGCATCCACGCCTGGTGCGGGCTGTGGGGCGCGGTGCTGGGGTTGCTGTTCGGCTTGACCGGCATCCTGCTCAACCACCGCACGGTGTTGCCCATCCACGCCGCGCAGTGGAACCGCAACAGCATCGAGCTGAGCCTGCCGCAACCGGCGCCGGCCGATGCGGACGCCCTCGGCCGCTGGCTGCAGCAGGCGCTGGAGCTCAAGCATCCGCCCCAGCGCGTTCGCGTCGAGCCGGCCAAGCCTTTGCCTTGGGGCGGCGGCAAGCTGACGCAGCCGGCCCGCTGGACGGTGAATTTCGCCGGCCCCGGCTACGGCGTCGAAGCCGAGTACTTCCTCGGCAACGCCACGGTGGGCGTCACCCGCCGCGACGGCAACGCCTTCGCCCTGCTGACCTCGCTGCACACCGGCATGGGCGCCGGGGTGGGCTGGGTGCTGCTGGCGGACAGCATCGCCGGCAGCCTCATCGTGCTGTCCCTCACCGGCACCCTGCTGTGGACGCGGATGCACGGCCGCCGCCTGCTGGCCGCCGGCCTGGCGCTCGGCTCCCTCGGCAGCGGCGTGTGGCTGGCTTTCGGCTAG
- a CDS encoding TonB-dependent receptor, which produces MSKYHSIDSEPTKAKWTLGAFLPLAAAFSVASLADPAPAESQEVVLKDVKVAAKRDKKANVVKGYQAKTNSTAVKTDTALIDLPQSITVITQDLMKDQAMKSIADTIRYVPGVGIAQGEGNRDTPIFRGNSSTSDMYVDGIRDDVQYFRDLYNIERVDVLKGPNAMVFGRGGSGGLINRATKQADWNNVREMNFQVGSFDKWRLTGDFDQAINDSVAVRLTSMWEDSRSYREGFDSGRWGVNPTLAWKLSDQTKVTLGYEHYQDDRTADRGVSSFNGRPARSDVSTFFGSPDRSKAQVMVDSFNALLEHDFGGGTAVRNRTRYAMYDKFYQNVYPGAVNAAGNQVAISAYNNATQRDNFFNQTDLTFSLDTGPFKHKFLTGAEFGRQETSNYRETGYFTAVGRNATSVNVPLAYPRYEGPVAFRQSATDADNHGVATVMAGYMQDQVELNKHWQAIFGVRYDRFEMDFRNRRDGQTLAPNDNLVSPRGGLVFKPFDDALSLYANYSIAYVPRAGEQLGSLSLTNAALKPEEFRNYELGAKWDIRPDLSATLAFFQLDRLNALATDPNNSAVSFLVDGQRTRGIELGLSGNITDDWRVIGGYAYQNGEITKSMSSSALAGAKLAQVPEHSFSLWNRYDITSQWGVGLGAIYRSKMYAATDNTVTLPGFVRFDAATYYKVTKNVQLQVNIENLLDKKYFASANSNTNITPGSPIAVTAGVNVTF; this is translated from the coding sequence ATGTCCAAATACCATTCAATCGATTCGGAACCGACCAAAGCCAAATGGACGCTGGGTGCGTTTTTGCCGTTGGCCGCGGCGTTCAGCGTCGCGTCGTTGGCCGACCCGGCGCCCGCCGAAAGCCAGGAAGTGGTGTTGAAAGACGTCAAAGTCGCCGCCAAGCGAGACAAGAAAGCCAATGTCGTCAAAGGCTACCAGGCGAAAACCAACAGCACGGCGGTGAAGACCGATACCGCCTTGATCGACCTGCCCCAGTCCATCACCGTCATCACCCAGGACCTGATGAAGGATCAGGCCATGAAAAGCATCGCCGACACGATACGCTACGTGCCCGGCGTCGGCATCGCCCAGGGCGAAGGCAACCGGGATACGCCGATTTTCCGCGGCAACAGCTCCACGTCGGACATGTACGTCGACGGCATCCGCGACGACGTGCAATATTTCCGCGACCTGTACAACATCGAACGGGTCGACGTGCTGAAAGGCCCCAACGCCATGGTGTTCGGCCGCGGCGGCTCCGGCGGCTTGATCAACCGCGCCACCAAGCAGGCGGACTGGAACAACGTGCGCGAAATGAACTTCCAGGTGGGCTCGTTCGACAAATGGCGCTTGACCGGGGACTTCGACCAGGCGATCAACGACAGCGTCGCCGTGCGCCTGACCAGCATGTGGGAGGACTCCCGCAGCTACCGCGAGGGGTTCGACTCCGGACGCTGGGGCGTTAACCCGACCTTGGCCTGGAAGCTCAGCGATCAAACCAAGGTCACCCTGGGCTACGAGCACTACCAGGACGACCGAACCGCGGACCGGGGCGTTTCGTCGTTCAACGGCCGGCCGGCCCGCTCCGACGTTTCCACCTTCTTCGGCAGCCCGGACCGCAGCAAGGCCCAAGTGATGGTGGATTCCTTCAACGCCTTGCTGGAGCACGACTTCGGCGGCGGCACCGCGGTGCGCAACCGCACCCGCTACGCCATGTACGACAAGTTCTATCAGAACGTCTATCCGGGCGCGGTCAACGCCGCCGGCAACCAAGTCGCCATTTCGGCCTACAACAACGCCACCCAGCGCGACAATTTCTTCAACCAGACCGACCTGACGTTTTCGTTGGACACCGGGCCTTTCAAGCACAAATTCCTCACCGGCGCGGAATTCGGCCGCCAGGAAACCAGCAACTACCGGGAAACCGGCTACTTCACCGCCGTGGGGCGCAACGCCACCTCGGTCAACGTGCCTTTGGCGTATCCGCGCTACGAGGGGCCCGTCGCGTTCCGGCAAAGCGCCACGGACGCCGACAATCACGGCGTCGCCACAGTCATGGCCGGCTACATGCAGGACCAGGTCGAATTGAACAAGCACTGGCAGGCCATTTTCGGCGTGCGCTACGACCGCTTCGAAATGGATTTCCGCAATCGCCGCGACGGCCAGACGCTCGCCCCCAACGACAACCTGGTGTCGCCGCGCGGCGGCCTGGTGTTCAAGCCGTTCGACGACGCGTTGTCCCTGTACGCCAACTACAGCATCGCCTACGTGCCGCGGGCGGGCGAACAGCTGGGCTCCCTGTCGCTGACCAACGCCGCGCTGAAGCCGGAAGAGTTCAGGAACTACGAGCTGGGCGCGAAATGGGACATCCGCCCCGACCTGTCGGCCACCCTGGCGTTTTTCCAGCTGGACCGCCTCAACGCCCTGGCCACCGATCCCAACAATTCGGCCGTGTCGTTCCTGGTGGACGGCCAGCGCACCCGCGGCATCGAACTGGGGCTGAGCGGCAACATCACCGACGACTGGCGGGTGATCGGCGGTTACGCCTACCAAAACGGCGAAATCACCAAGAGCATGTCCTCCAGCGCCCTGGCCGGCGCCAAGCTGGCCCAGGTGCCGGAGCACAGCTTCTCCCTGTGGAATCGTTACGACATCACCTCGCAATGGGGCGTTGGCCTGGGCGCGATCTACCGCAGTAAGATGTACGCGGCCACCGACAATACCGTCACCCTGCCGGGCTTTGTCCGCTTCGACGCGGCGACCTATTACAAGGTCACCAAAAACGTCCAGCTGCAGGTGAATATCGAAAACCTGCTGGACAAGAAGTATTTCGCCTCCGCCAACAGCAACACCAACATCACGCCGGGCTCGCCCATCGCCGTGACGGCGGGCGTCAACGTGACGTTCTAA
- a CDS encoding ExbD/TolR family protein: protein MAFGGFDRNGGGNRPLGEINMIPLIDVMLVLLVIFMITAPLMEHGVKIDLPKASSQPNPAPPERIALSIAADGGLYWNGEAVERAALRERLAAAAQRLPQPELHLRADKATPYQAVAEALADAANAGVGRIGFVSAPESPPNPQP, encoded by the coding sequence ATGGCGTTCGGCGGCTTCGACCGGAACGGCGGCGGCAACCGGCCCCTGGGGGAAATCAACATGATCCCCCTCATCGACGTGATGCTGGTGCTGCTGGTGATTTTCATGATTACCGCGCCGCTCATGGAGCACGGCGTGAAGATCGACCTGCCCAAGGCGTCCAGCCAGCCCAACCCGGCCCCGCCGGAGCGCATCGCCCTGTCCATCGCCGCCGACGGCGGCCTGTACTGGAACGGCGAAGCGGTGGAGCGCGCCGCGCTGCGCGAGCGGCTGGCCGCGGCGGCGCAACGGCTGCCGCAGCCGGAGCTGCACCTGCGGGCCGACAAAGCCACGCCCTACCAGGCCGTGGCCGAAGCGCTGGCCGACGCCGCCAACGCCGGGGTGGGCCGCATCGGCTTCGTTTCCGCGCCAGAATCGCCGCCGAATCCGCAACCCTAA
- a CDS encoding MotA/TolQ/ExbB proton channel family protein — protein MESTASGGLAHFLAQSDGLGLSLFAILAAMSAAAWYLIAAKGVQAWLAGHRSQAFLAAFWDSPSLVAVERHLQSQPPAEPFSRLAQHAIAAARHHARHGSGRLNEAGSAAEFLTRAIRRAIEEETARQEWGLTVLASVGSTAPFVGLFGTVWGVYHALVNIGLSGQASLDKIAGPVGEALIMTGAGLAVAIPAVLAYNAFNRSNRLLLARLDGYAHDLFAFLATGSHFAADGRDAPTADGVAGAV, from the coding sequence ATGGAATCTACAGCAAGCGGCGGACTCGCCCACTTCCTCGCCCAGAGCGACGGCTTGGGCCTAAGCCTGTTCGCCATCCTGGCGGCCATGTCGGCCGCCGCCTGGTACTTGATCGCCGCCAAGGGCGTGCAAGCCTGGCTGGCGGGCCACCGCAGCCAAGCCTTCCTGGCCGCTTTCTGGGACTCGCCCTCCCTCGTTGCGGTGGAGCGGCATTTGCAGAGCCAGCCGCCGGCCGAGCCGTTTTCCCGCCTGGCGCAACACGCCATCGCCGCCGCCCGCCACCACGCGCGCCACGGCAGCGGCCGCCTCAACGAAGCCGGCTCGGCGGCGGAGTTCCTCACCCGCGCCATCCGCCGGGCCATCGAGGAGGAAACCGCCCGGCAGGAATGGGGCCTCACCGTGCTGGCCTCGGTCGGCAGCACCGCGCCCTTCGTCGGCTTGTTCGGCACCGTTTGGGGCGTCTACCACGCCTTGGTCAACATCGGCTTGAGCGGCCAGGCCAGCCTGGACAAGATCGCCGGTCCGGTGGGCGAAGCCTTGATCATGACCGGCGCCGGATTGGCGGTGGCGATTCCCGCCGTGCTGGCCTACAACGCCTTCAACCGTTCCAACCGCCTGCTGCTGGCGCGGCTGGACGGCTACGCCCACGACCTGTTCGCCTTTCTCGCCACCGGCAGCCATTTCGCCGCCGACGGGCGGGATGCGCCGACGGCCGACGGCGTCGCGGGAGCCGTGTGA
- a CDS encoding energy transducer TonB: MRFLCNPVLGFVASPPLRPSFSLSAGGRILSVQKPADPSRAVERGAGLFIAIALHLGALLLWQRQAPEAKAPDAAPAAIMAAIVAAPRPAAAAPKAEPQPAQPPKPIAKPLPPAAKASPARKPATPPPVAIAGGDQTAPAPSAESQAAPSVAAASAAASTANAAPLSPPRFDADYLNNPAPDYPEFARRQGVQGRVVVRVLVRADGSAEKADVRTSSGHGELDEAALDAVRRWRFVPARRGEEAVPASVLVPIAFSLEG; this comes from the coding sequence ATGCGATTCCTATGCAATCCCGTTTTGGGTTTTGTCGCCAGCCCGCCGTTGCGCCCGTCGTTTTCCCTGTCGGCCGGGGGCAGGATTTTGTCCGTGCAAAAGCCGGCCGACCCTAGCCGAGCCGTCGAGCGGGGCGCCGGCTTGTTCATCGCCATCGCGCTGCATTTGGGCGCGCTGCTGCTGTGGCAGCGGCAAGCGCCGGAAGCCAAGGCGCCGGACGCCGCCCCGGCGGCCATCATGGCCGCCATCGTCGCGGCGCCGCGGCCGGCCGCAGCCGCGCCGAAAGCCGAGCCGCAACCGGCCCAGCCGCCCAAACCCATCGCCAAGCCGCTGCCGCCGGCGGCCAAAGCCAGCCCGGCGCGCAAGCCCGCGACCCCTCCCCCCGTCGCCATCGCGGGCGGCGACCAAACCGCGCCGGCCCCGTCGGCGGAATCCCAAGCCGCGCCGTCCGTTGCCGCAGCGTCGGCAGCCGCGTCCACCGCCAACGCAGCGCCCTTGTCGCCGCCCCGTTTCGACGCCGACTACCTCAACAATCCGGCGCCCGACTATCCGGAATTCGCCCGTCGCCAGGGTGTGCAAGGCCGCGTCGTGGTGCGGGTGCTGGTGCGTGCCGACGGTTCGGCGGAAAAAGCCGACGTGCGCACCTCCAGCGGCCATGGCGAGCTGGACGAGGCGGCGCTGGACGCCGTGCGGCGCTGGCGTTTCGTGCCGGCGCGGCGCGGCGAGGAGGCGGTGCCGGCCTCGGTGCTGGTGCCTATCGCATTTTCTTTGGAGGGATAA
- the hemP gene encoding hemin uptake protein HemP, whose amino-acid sequence MSNDKPTITMKSGESAAEPRSGLRRRLSSAELFGGAREVVIEHGGDEYRLRVTSNGKLILTK is encoded by the coding sequence ATGAGCAACGATAAGCCTACGATAACAATGAAGAGCGGCGAATCGGCCGCCGAACCGCGCAGCGGCTTGCGGCGGCGGCTGAGCAGCGCCGAATTGTTCGGCGGCGCGCGGGAAGTCGTCATCGAACACGGCGGCGACGAGTACCGCCTGCGGGTCACCAGCAACGGCAAGTTGATACTGACCAAATAA